A single Pseudodesulfovibrio aespoeensis Aspo-2 DNA region contains:
- a CDS encoding Fur family transcriptional regulator, with translation MNEALKTFRHYLAANSLKLTQQRLLIFKVFQSQDSMLTCEGLLERVTEMDAGISRSTVYRTIKHLHDAGVARCIRLSDGTTNYEPMVDHHSRMICERCGRQIPLVNPYLDCLQRETARQQGFTLFRFETVLHGLCHACTHADNDHPDCALCASGNDSREKP, from the coding sequence GTGAACGAGGCTCTCAAGACATTCAGACATTACCTGGCAGCCAACAGTCTCAAGCTGACCCAGCAGAGATTGCTGATCTTCAAGGTGTTTCAAAGCCAGGACTCGATGCTGACCTGTGAAGGACTGCTTGAAAGGGTCACGGAGATGGACGCGGGCATCAGCCGGTCCACCGTGTACCGAACCATCAAGCACCTGCACGACGCGGGCGTTGCCCGCTGCATCCGCTTGAGCGACGGCACCACCAACTACGAACCCATGGTCGACCACCACAGCAGGATGATCTGCGAGCGGTGCGGCAGGCAGATACCGCTGGTCAACCCCTACCTCGACTGCCTGCAGCGGGAGACCGCCCGGCAGCAGGGATTCACCCTGTTCCGCTTCGAGACAGTGCTCCATGGCCTGTGCCATGCCTGCACCCACGCAGACAACGACCACCCGGACTGCGCATTGTGCGCCTCCGGCAACGATTCACGGGAGAAGCCATGA
- a CDS encoding FeoA family protein has translation MLLRRTLAGVASGETTFVVAVDAGFKARTRLESMGIIPGIEVDVLNNGSGPMIVSVGEGRIIVERGVAEKVLVA, from the coding sequence ATGTTGTTGCGCAGGACGCTGGCCGGTGTGGCGAGCGGTGAGACCACCTTCGTGGTGGCCGTGGACGCCGGGTTCAAGGCAAGGACCAGGCTCGAATCCATGGGGATTATTCCGGGCATCGAGGTGGACGTGCTCAACAACGGCAGTGGTCCCATGATTGTCTCCGTGGGCGAGGGTCGCATCATCGTCGAGCGCGGCGTGGCCGAGAAGGTGCTGGTGGCCTGA
- the feoB gene encoding ferrous iron transport protein B, protein MSSGSLLVALAGQPNCGKSTVFNMLTGARQHVANYPGVTVEKKTGFFTLGDMRVELVDLPGTYSLTSYSLEERVTRDFLLNDNPGVVIDVADASNLKRNLYLTIQLLEMEVPTVLALNMMDVAERRGQSVNLARLEALLSIPVVPTVAKKGQGKEDIRIAVEHAHAEKAEAPFSIDYGSLEAHIHAIETVLAGEPTLSAQYPVRWLAVKLLEADSEAEVLLRRIHPDPQTVLDMVASARTAFQEREGREAERHIAFARHAAAGRIASEVVAVEAGRPSSLSDRADRFICHRFFGPVILILILLALYQISIVFGGWLAVKVWPLWGSIESFVSDILPTAGFAEDPLVRSLGEWVVKSMTAILNYLPIFILLFAFIAVLEDSGYMPRMAFILDRLFRRFGLHGQSTLPMILGGVYVGGCAIPGVMATKAIPDERARLATILIVPMMNCLAKVPLYLILIDAYFPEAGGLAMFFIATVTMFMALPVAKALSMTVLRKKENAPFIMEMPPYHVPTLDGVLRRAVERTWLFMKKIVTVVAAVAVVVFVLINFPGLSSDRTAHFKAEQDAVVTKFMAQVDKTQYKGVITPVDVTGIILYDEALKQAKVGVTDQEASNVINARFEQANPVYFAVVRRVGEDGKALNKALKSVTSARKQLRREIRAERFEGSFLGVLGRAIEPVTQYAGFNWRINIALLSAFAAKENSAATLGAIYGHDGTNQSVEVSMREGEVGFTPLHALALMLFMALYPPCIPTSIMVRHQSNSTKWMLFSIGYQSLLGLFVATLVFTGGSLLGLSGMQAMWAFYALCVATTLVMAMIPIGEESRPISVAGEKLCKDNCS, encoded by the coding sequence ATGAGTTCGGGCAGCCTTCTGGTCGCACTTGCGGGTCAGCCCAACTGCGGCAAGTCAACGGTGTTCAACATGCTGACCGGCGCGCGGCAGCATGTGGCCAACTATCCGGGCGTGACCGTGGAGAAGAAGACCGGATTCTTCACTTTGGGCGATATGCGCGTCGAGCTGGTGGACCTTCCCGGAACCTACAGCCTGACCTCCTATTCCCTCGAGGAGCGGGTGACGCGCGATTTCCTGCTCAACGACAATCCCGGCGTGGTCATCGACGTGGCCGACGCCTCGAACCTCAAGCGCAACCTCTACCTGACCATCCAGCTCCTTGAAATGGAGGTGCCCACGGTCCTGGCCCTGAACATGATGGACGTGGCCGAACGCCGCGGCCAGAGCGTGAATCTGGCCCGGCTCGAAGCGCTGCTCTCCATCCCGGTGGTGCCGACCGTGGCCAAGAAGGGGCAGGGCAAGGAGGATATCCGCATCGCGGTTGAGCACGCCCATGCCGAAAAGGCCGAGGCTCCATTCTCCATCGACTACGGCTCCCTCGAAGCGCACATTCACGCCATTGAGACCGTGCTGGCCGGGGAGCCGACCTTGAGCGCGCAGTACCCCGTGCGCTGGCTGGCCGTGAAATTGCTGGAGGCGGACAGCGAGGCCGAGGTCCTCTTGCGCCGCATCCACCCCGATCCCCAGACCGTGCTCGACATGGTGGCCTCTGCCAGGACAGCGTTTCAGGAGCGCGAGGGGCGCGAGGCAGAGCGGCACATCGCCTTTGCCCGGCACGCCGCCGCCGGGCGCATCGCCAGCGAAGTGGTGGCCGTCGAGGCAGGTAGGCCGAGTTCGCTGTCGGACAGGGCGGACCGGTTCATCTGCCATCGCTTTTTCGGGCCCGTGATCCTGATCCTGATCCTGCTCGCCCTGTACCAGATATCCATCGTCTTTGGCGGCTGGCTGGCGGTCAAAGTCTGGCCCCTGTGGGGGAGCATCGAGAGCTTTGTCTCGGACATCCTGCCCACAGCGGGATTTGCCGAGGATCCGCTGGTCCGCTCCCTGGGCGAGTGGGTGGTCAAGTCCATGACGGCCATCCTCAACTATCTGCCCATCTTCATCCTGCTCTTCGCCTTTATCGCCGTGCTCGAGGATTCGGGCTACATGCCGCGCATGGCGTTCATTCTCGACCGGTTGTTCCGGCGGTTCGGGCTGCACGGCCAGTCCACGCTGCCCATGATCCTCGGCGGCGTCTATGTGGGCGGCTGCGCCATTCCCGGAGTCATGGCCACCAAGGCGATCCCGGACGAGCGCGCCCGGCTGGCCACCATCCTGATCGTGCCCATGATGAACTGCCTGGCCAAGGTGCCGCTCTATCTGATCCTCATAGACGCCTATTTTCCCGAGGCGGGCGGGCTGGCCATGTTCTTCATCGCCACGGTGACCATGTTCATGGCCCTGCCCGTGGCCAAGGCGCTGTCCATGACGGTGCTGCGCAAGAAGGAGAACGCGCCGTTCATCATGGAGATGCCGCCTTACCATGTGCCGACCCTGGACGGCGTGCTGCGCCGCGCCGTGGAGCGCACCTGGCTTTTCATGAAGAAGATCGTCACCGTGGTGGCCGCCGTGGCCGTGGTCGTCTTCGTGCTCATCAACTTCCCCGGCCTGAGCAGCGACCGCACGGCTCATTTCAAGGCCGAGCAGGACGCTGTTGTCACCAAGTTCATGGCCCAGGTGGACAAGACGCAGTACAAGGGCGTGATCACGCCGGTGGATGTCACCGGCATCATCCTCTATGACGAGGCCCTCAAACAGGCCAAGGTCGGCGTGACCGACCAGGAGGCGTCCAACGTCATCAACGCGCGCTTCGAGCAGGCCAACCCGGTCTATTTCGCCGTGGTCCGCCGCGTGGGCGAGGACGGTAAGGCGCTTAACAAGGCGCTCAAGAGCGTTACTTCGGCCCGCAAGCAACTGCGCAGGGAAATCCGCGCGGAGCGCTTCGAGGGCAGCTTCCTCGGCGTGCTGGGCCGGGCCATCGAGCCGGTCACCCAGTATGCCGGGTTCAACTGGCGCATCAACATCGCGCTCCTGTCCGCTTTTGCGGCCAAGGAGAACAGCGCGGCCACTCTGGGGGCCATCTACGGCCACGACGGCACCAACCAGTCCGTCGAGGTGAGCATGCGGGAAGGGGAGGTCGGATTCACCCCGCTGCATGCCCTGGCCCTGATGCTCTTCATGGCCCTGTATCCGCCGTGCATCCCCACCTCGATCATGGTGCGCCACCAGTCCAACTCCACCAAGTGGATGCTGTTCTCCATCGGCTACCAGTCGCTGCTCGGCCTGTTTGTGGCCACGCTGGTCTTCACCGGCGGCAGCCTGCTCGGACTCAGCGGCATGCAGGCCATGTGGGCGTTTTACGCATTGTGCGTGGCCACCACCCTGGTCATGGCCATGATACCGATAGGGGAAGAATCCCGGCCCATTTCCGTGGCCGGAGAGAAACTGTGCAAGGACAATTGCTCGTAA
- a CDS encoding vWA domain-containing protein — protein MSGTAYKKVIRARTSLLLDHPFFGSLCMRMVPREDLACRTAWTDGRTLAYNPVYVAGLSEPQVLGMLAHTVMHPACQHHVRRNGRDAGLWNAACDHAINWILLDAGFTLPPGHLDNPAYQGMSADAVYAELAASRGGDGMPSDEAGEGREMGEEENRDAMGRPGRAGDEGGEGDSAQASDSAAAIAEDSEIGEPGETGDEAAETRLDQPGDPGGSGEVRDASGHETGGGQSGDETDQEWEIALADAARQARETGDLPGGLARLVRDLLAPRLDWRELLSRFISERARDDYSWTPPNRRFLHMNIVLPSLSHRKLPEVVLALDTSGSVGDREMDQFAAELSGLLETYDTTVHVVCCDVRLTSARTFSRADLPLEIDPVGGGGTDYRPVFDWVEGEGVDPACLVYLTDMECPRFPEREPDYPVLWARVGGGGNIPPFGEIIEVAAREESA, from the coding sequence ATGAGCGGCACGGCGTACAAGAAAGTGATCCGGGCGCGGACCTCGCTGCTGCTGGACCACCCTTTTTTCGGCTCCCTGTGCATGCGCATGGTCCCCCGCGAGGACTTGGCCTGCCGCACCGCCTGGACCGATGGCCGCACCCTTGCCTACAACCCGGTCTATGTGGCCGGGCTGAGCGAGCCCCAGGTGCTTGGCATGCTCGCCCATACGGTCATGCATCCCGCCTGCCAGCACCATGTGCGCCGCAACGGGCGTGATGCCGGGCTGTGGAACGCTGCCTGCGACCACGCCATCAACTGGATATTGCTCGACGCGGGTTTCACCTTGCCGCCCGGACACCTGGACAATCCCGCTTACCAGGGCATGAGCGCCGACGCCGTGTATGCCGAGCTGGCCGCCAGCCGGGGCGGCGACGGCATGCCGTCCGACGAGGCGGGCGAAGGGCGTGAAATGGGCGAGGAGGAGAACCGCGACGCGATGGGCAGGCCGGGCAGGGCGGGCGATGAAGGCGGAGAGGGCGATTCTGCGCAGGCCAGCGACAGCGCGGCGGCCATTGCCGAAGACAGCGAGATCGGCGAGCCCGGGGAGACCGGTGATGAAGCCGCAGAAACCCGTCTGGATCAGCCCGGCGATCCGGGCGGCAGCGGCGAGGTGCGCGACGCATCGGGCCATGAAACCGGGGGCGGCCAGTCCGGCGACGAGACGGACCAGGAATGGGAGATAGCCCTGGCCGATGCCGCGCGGCAGGCCAGAGAGACGGGCGACCTGCCCGGTGGTCTGGCGCGGCTGGTGCGCGACCTGCTCGCCCCCAGGCTCGACTGGCGCGAGCTGTTGTCGCGGTTCATCAGCGAGCGGGCCAGGGACGATTACAGCTGGACCCCGCCCAACAGGCGCTTTCTCCACATGAATATTGTGCTGCCCTCCCTGTCGCACCGCAAACTGCCGGAGGTGGTCCTGGCCCTGGACACCTCGGGCAGCGTGGGCGACCGGGAGATGGACCAGTTCGCGGCAGAGCTTTCAGGCTTGCTCGAAACCTATGACACCACGGTCCATGTGGTCTGCTGCGACGTGCGGTTGACCTCGGCACGAACCTTCAGTCGGGCCGACCTGCCCCTTGAGATCGACCCGGTGGGAGGCGGCGGCACGGACTATCGCCCGGTCTTTGACTGGGTGGAGGGCGAGGGCGTGGACCCGGCCTGCCTCGTCTACCTCACGGACATGGAATGCCCCCGTTTCCCGGAGCGCGAGCCGGACTATCCGGTGCTCTGGGCGCGCGTCGGCGGCGGCGGAAACATCCCGCCCTTCGGCGAGATCATCGAAGTGGCGGCAAGGGAGGAGAGTGCATGA
- a CDS encoding right-handed parallel beta-helix repeat-containing protein yields the protein MLLPRGRVLVHSTPDMPYLRITHNNVILRGRGSGPGGSTVYLGAPGPEEGVRRLGSVPSDQEARRHAAIAVMGNETGRELAVFTQDVSRGQYEVSVSNSDLLRPGMMVVVRCQDDAGGAQDAALIPPAPDAPDLPAQLTRPYRLVPEQTDTFGPVARRHSWITRIESVLDATTVRMAKPARFDQRVSHAPRIYAFQGLHGVGIEHLRIESAWPGGYRHHKPYEENGVTVRTAKEQDYLWNGIWISNAVDGWVRDVTFKDLTQGCILSHAAHITLQDINFEGIDGHAGVTVGWSNDNLVTRAVFRSRLVHSVTVTMMASGNVFTDCTALYEGDVSDGRPRPAIDFHGFFPYENLFDSMHGFNVSPGGDLSVMPHGGVRNVFWNVIGPGTPGGAREWEGDAFVQSWAYASTSSGTPATMFEHLPQAFYVGVRRETGRVSLGDSFSDRSDQWMTVEGLNRPGLALPSLYQAQRKLRTAP from the coding sequence GTGCTTTTGCCAAGAGGGCGTGTGCTGGTCCACTCCACCCCTGATATGCCCTATCTGCGGATTACCCATAACAACGTGATCCTTCGTGGACGCGGCTCCGGGCCGGGCGGAAGCACTGTCTATCTTGGGGCTCCCGGTCCCGAGGAGGGGGTGCGGCGGCTGGGCAGCGTGCCGAGCGATCAGGAGGCCCGCCGCCATGCGGCCATAGCCGTCATGGGCAATGAGACGGGGCGTGAACTGGCCGTCTTCACCCAGGATGTTTCCCGCGGGCAATATGAGGTCTCGGTCTCGAACAGTGACCTGCTTCGACCGGGCATGATGGTGGTGGTCCGATGCCAGGACGATGCGGGCGGGGCGCAGGATGCCGCTCTGATCCCGCCTGCGCCTGATGCCCCCGACCTTCCGGCCCAGCTGACCCGTCCCTACCGGCTTGTGCCGGAGCAGACTGACACCTTTGGTCCGGTCGCTCGCCGTCATTCCTGGATAACCCGGATCGAGAGCGTGCTCGATGCCACAACCGTGCGAATGGCCAAGCCGGCCCGTTTCGACCAACGCGTAAGCCATGCGCCTCGAATATACGCCTTCCAGGGGCTTCACGGTGTGGGCATCGAGCACCTGCGCATTGAAAGCGCATGGCCCGGCGGATATCGCCACCACAAGCCGTATGAGGAGAATGGCGTCACGGTGCGCACTGCCAAGGAACAGGATTACCTCTGGAACGGCATATGGATCAGCAACGCGGTGGACGGATGGGTCCGCGACGTGACGTTCAAGGATCTGACTCAGGGGTGCATCCTGAGCCACGCAGCCCATATCACCCTTCAGGACATCAATTTCGAGGGGATCGATGGTCATGCGGGTGTCACCGTGGGATGGAGCAATGACAATCTGGTCACCCGGGCCGTGTTCCGGAGCCGTCTCGTCCATTCAGTGACCGTGACCATGATGGCCTCAGGCAACGTGTTCACGGATTGCACCGCCCTGTACGAAGGCGATGTGTCAGACGGAAGACCCAGGCCCGCCATAGATTTTCACGGCTTCTTTCCCTACGAGAATCTCTTTGACTCCATGCACGGGTTCAACGTCAGTCCGGGCGGTGATCTGAGCGTGATGCCCCACGGCGGGGTGCGAAACGTGTTCTGGAACGTCATTGGGCCGGGGACTCCGGGCGGGGCCAGAGAGTGGGAGGGGGATGCCTTTGTGCAGAGTTGGGCCTATGCGAGCACTTCGTCGGGCACACCGGCAACCATGTTCGAGCATCTGCCGCAGGCCTTTTATGTCGGGGTTCGCCGCGAGACGGGCCGGGTCAGCCTGGGCGATTCGTTTTCGGATCGGAGCGATCAGTGGATGACGGTGGAAGGGCTCAACCGTCCGGGGCTGGCCCTCCCCTCACTCTATCAGGCGCAACGGAAGCTGCGCACCGCTCCCTGA
- a CDS encoding DUF1987 domain-containing protein, with product MTRFSVQATKSSPHIDFDPVTRILEIRGESYPENCSGFYGPVFDWLESFFDRVRDDRVELNMEILYFNSSSSKTFMDLFDMLDSEAAKGRNIVVNWRYHEENETAMECGEEFMEDVRNLRFNLVEYVD from the coding sequence ATGACACGTTTCAGCGTACAGGCGACCAAGTCGTCCCCGCACATAGATTTCGACCCCGTAACCCGCATCCTGGAGATCAGGGGCGAATCCTATCCGGAGAACTGCTCCGGCTTCTACGGACCGGTGTTTGACTGGCTTGAGAGTTTTTTCGATCGGGTTCGGGACGATCGGGTGGAGCTGAACATGGAGATTCTCTATTTCAACAGCTCGTCGTCCAAGACCTTCATGGACCTCTTTGACATGCTCGATTCCGAGGCGGCCAAGGGCCGCAACATCGTGGTCAACTGGCGCTACCACGAGGAGAACGAGACCGCCATGGAGTGCGGCGAAGAGTTCATGGAAGACGTGCGCAACCTCCGGTTCAATCTCGTCGAGTACGTGGATTGA
- a CDS encoding glycosyltransferase family 2 protein: MSKVSSARQASGGAIATERPDYGMEPLHDYAPIWMKGFLAISLIVLISLLVFNSLVYVGRLHLSLAMPLSTLWRAGVYFLVVMNLAMLAWRVLLVLRYRPAAPCADAELKSCTVIIPAYNEGPQVLETLRSVMSSDFPADRLQVICVDDGSKDDTWLWMVKGGEEFGDRVELIRSPMNQGKRHALNHGFLRATGEVLVTIDSDSVIEPTTLRSMVSVFCRNPRVGAVAGNVRVLNTGEGVIPKMLDVAFTYSFDFIRAAQSTFNTVMCTPGALSAYDAALVAKVREKWLHQTFMGQPANIGEDRAMTNLILKEQRLVHFQSDAVVFTNVPVEYKGLCKMMLRWARSNIRETIALSRFGFTRFRPEPVLGAQVDLAQQWVRMGANEMLKAGLIASLITWPGVTLYGLLGGIFVASLMPAFFYLIRHRSLACLWAFPYSMFMLFGLSWISLYALMTPHKNGWLTRNLATQDFRMQEPRWRDDVA; this comes from the coding sequence ATGAGCAAGGTATCATCCGCTCGCCAGGCCAGCGGCGGTGCCATCGCGACCGAACGTCCGGACTATGGCATGGAGCCGCTGCACGACTACGCGCCCATCTGGATGAAAGGGTTTCTGGCCATCAGCCTGATCGTTCTCATCTCCCTGCTGGTGTTCAATTCTCTTGTGTATGTGGGACGGCTGCACCTCTCCCTGGCCATGCCCCTGAGCACCCTCTGGCGGGCCGGGGTCTACTTCCTGGTGGTCATGAATCTGGCCATGCTGGCGTGGCGCGTCCTGCTGGTGCTGCGCTACCGCCCGGCGGCCCCCTGCGCCGATGCCGAGCTCAAAAGCTGCACGGTGATCATCCCGGCCTACAACGAAGGCCCGCAGGTGCTTGAAACCCTGCGCAGCGTCATGTCCAGCGATTTTCCGGCAGACAGGCTCCAGGTGATCTGCGTGGACGACGGCAGCAAGGACGACACCTGGCTGTGGATGGTCAAGGGCGGCGAGGAGTTCGGCGACCGCGTCGAGCTGATCCGCTCGCCCATGAACCAAGGCAAGCGGCACGCCCTGAACCACGGATTTCTGCGCGCCACGGGCGAGGTCCTGGTGACCATCGATTCGGATTCCGTGATCGAGCCGACCACCCTGCGCAGCATGGTCAGCGTCTTCTGCCGCAACCCGCGCGTCGGGGCCGTGGCTGGCAATGTCCGGGTGCTGAACACGGGCGAGGGTGTCATCCCCAAGATGCTCGACGTGGCCTTCACCTATTCCTTTGATTTCATCCGCGCCGCCCAGAGCACCTTCAACACGGTCATGTGCACCCCCGGTGCCCTGTCCGCCTACGATGCCGCCCTGGTGGCCAAGGTGCGCGAAAAATGGCTGCACCAGACCTTCATGGGCCAGCCCGCCAACATCGGCGAGGACCGGGCCATGACCAACCTGATCCTCAAGGAGCAGCGGCTGGTCCACTTCCAGAGCGATGCGGTCGTCTTCACCAATGTCCCGGTGGAATACAAGGGGCTGTGCAAGATGATGCTGCGCTGGGCCCGCTCCAACATCCGCGAAACCATCGCCCTGTCCCGCTTCGGCTTCACCCGCTTCCGCCCCGAGCCTGTGCTCGGCGCGCAGGTGGACCTCGCCCAGCAGTGGGTGCGCATGGGTGCCAACGAGATGCTCAAGGCGGGACTGATCGCCTCCCTGATCACCTGGCCCGGCGTGACGCTCTACGGCCTGCTCGGCGGCATTTTCGTCGCCTCGCTCATGCCCGCCTTCTTCTACCTGATCCGGCACCGGTCCCTGGCCTGTCTCTGGGCCTTCCCCTACTCCATGTTCATGCTCTTCGGCCTTTCCTGGATCAGCCTCTACGCGCTGATGACCCCCCACAAGAACGGCTGGCTGACGCGCAACCTCGCCACCCAGGATTTCCGGATGCAGGAACCCCGCTGGCGCGACGATGTCGCCTAG
- a CDS encoding DUF4198 domain-containing protein translates to MKKRFIMLLTAVCVLTVVSSAFAHFMMVYTPEIALEQGEDMDVRIVFTHPAEAGHMMDMGGVEEFYAMFQRGDSEPKKIDLKGYLKQIEWTNPHSKAPAFGGVIPRKEVRSMGDYVLVMKPGYYFEKEEGVYMQQITKVIMNVGGVPGNWAAPVGLPCEIVPMIKPYSLWTGNVFKAQVLSEGKPVAGAEVEVEYLSHMPDLKTNSLPEASSVTYPHDAFVTQTIFSDDNGYITFGIPKAGWWGFAALGIGPDTQHDGKELSQDAVIWVKAVDMK, encoded by the coding sequence ATGAAAAAACGGTTCATCATGCTGCTGACAGCCGTCTGCGTTCTTACGGTGGTCAGCTCCGCCTTTGCCCACTTCATGATGGTCTACACCCCGGAGATCGCCCTTGAGCAGGGTGAGGACATGGATGTCCGCATCGTGTTCACCCACCCTGCCGAGGCCGGGCACATGATGGACATGGGCGGTGTCGAGGAGTTCTACGCCATGTTCCAGCGCGGCGATTCCGAGCCCAAGAAGATCGATCTCAAAGGCTACCTCAAGCAGATCGAGTGGACCAACCCCCATTCCAAGGCCCCGGCCTTTGGCGGCGTGATCCCCAGGAAGGAAGTCCGCTCCATGGGCGATTACGTCCTGGTCATGAAGCCGGGCTACTACTTTGAGAAAGAGGAAGGCGTCTACATGCAGCAGATCACCAAGGTGATCATGAACGTGGGCGGCGTGCCCGGCAACTGGGCTGCCCCCGTCGGCCTGCCGTGCGAGATCGTGCCCATGATCAAGCCCTACAGTCTGTGGACCGGTAACGTCTTCAAGGCGCAGGTGCTCTCCGAGGGCAAGCCCGTGGCCGGTGCCGAGGTCGAGGTGGAGTACCTGAGCCACATGCCCGACCTCAAGACCAACTCCCTGCCCGAGGCCTCCTCGGTCACCTATCCGCACGACGCCTTTGTCACCCAGACCATCTTCTCCGACGACAACGGCTACATTACCTTCGGCATCCCCAAGGCCGGTTGGTGGGGCTTCGCCGCCCTGGGCATCGGCCCCGACACCCAGCACGACGGCAAGGAATTGTCCCAGGACGCTGTCATATGGGTCAAGGCCGTGGACATGAAGTAA
- a CDS encoding Fur family transcriptional regulator: MKSAQQVFLDFMRSNSLSLTPQRKAIVETFLESEGHFSAEQLYERVGRRMSDIGQATVYRTLKLLVDSGLADAFDLGEGVTLYEHRYGHEHHDHLVCLVCGRKVEIVDAAIERRQEALAVEYGFTLTRHRMFLFGLCPGCADTARS; this comes from the coding sequence ATGAAGTCGGCCCAGCAGGTGTTTCTGGATTTCATGAGAAGCAATTCATTGAGCTTGACCCCTCAGCGCAAGGCCATCGTGGAGACCTTTCTGGAGAGCGAGGGGCATTTTTCGGCAGAGCAGCTTTACGAAAGGGTAGGCAGGCGGATGTCTGACATCGGGCAGGCCACGGTCTACCGGACCCTCAAGCTGCTGGTGGATTCAGGTCTGGCCGACGCCTTTGACCTGGGCGAGGGGGTGACCCTCTACGAGCACCGCTACGGGCATGAACACCATGACCATCTTGTCTGCCTCGTGTGCGGCAGGAAGGTCGAGATCGTTGACGCGGCCATTGAGCGCAGGCAGGAGGCCCTGGCCGTGGAATACGGTTTCACTCTGACCCGTCACCGCATGTTTCTTTTCGGACTGTGCCCAGGCTGCGCTGATACGGCCCGGTCCTGA
- a CDS encoding AAA family ATPase, producing MTPSQIKASLRTLIPIRQPVFIWGPPGVGKSQVVAQVAAELECELTDLRAVLLDPVDLRGIPTVSPDGTARWCPPAFLPVSGRGVLFLDELNAAPPLVQAACYQFILDRRVGEYELPEGWTVIAAGNREGDRAVTHRMPSALSNRFVHLDFDVDVDQWLDWAAGQGLVEEVRAFVRYRPNLLHSFDPRRDDKAFPSPRSWEFAARVLAAGPDPEVEADLLRGAVGPGAAAEFVGFSRIYRQLPDPDAVIERPDLAEIPEEPATLYALCGALARKAGADTAESIIAYASRLPAEFAVLLVRDSVRTAPCVVECPAFSHWATANSDVLF from the coding sequence ATGACCCCAAGTCAGATAAAGGCGTCCCTGCGGACGCTCATCCCCATCCGTCAGCCCGTGTTCATCTGGGGGCCGCCCGGCGTGGGCAAGAGCCAGGTGGTGGCCCAGGTCGCCGCCGAGCTTGAGTGCGAGCTGACCGACCTGCGGGCCGTGCTGCTCGACCCCGTGGATCTGCGCGGCATCCCCACGGTCTCGCCGGATGGTACTGCCCGCTGGTGCCCGCCCGCCTTCCTGCCCGTGTCGGGCCGGGGCGTGCTCTTTCTCGACGAGCTCAACGCCGCGCCGCCCCTGGTTCAGGCCGCCTGCTACCAGTTCATCCTGGACCGGCGCGTGGGCGAATACGAGCTGCCCGAAGGGTGGACCGTGATCGCAGCGGGCAACCGCGAGGGCGACCGGGCCGTGACCCACAGGATGCCCTCGGCCCTGTCCAACCGCTTTGTCCACCTCGACTTTGACGTGGATGTGGACCAGTGGCTCGACTGGGCCGCCGGACAGGGGCTGGTCGAGGAGGTTCGCGCCTTTGTACGCTATCGGCCAAACCTCCTGCACAGCTTTGATCCCAGGCGCGACGACAAGGCGTTCCCCTCGCCTCGGTCCTGGGAGTTCGCCGCCCGCGTCCTGGCAGCCGGACCGGACCCGGAGGTGGAGGCGGACCTGCTGCGCGGCGCCGTTGGCCCTGGCGCGGCTGCCGAGTTCGTGGGATTCTCCCGCATCTATCGGCAGCTGCCCGACCCGGACGCGGTCATCGAACGCCCGGACCTGGCCGAAATCCCGGAAGAACCGGCCACACTCTACGCCCTGTGCGGCGCGCTGGCCAGAAAGGCTGGGGCAGACACTGCCGAGAGCATCATCGCCTATGCCTCGCGGCTGCCCGCCGAGTTCGCCGTGCTCCTGGTGCGTGATTCGGTCAGGACCGCCCCTTGCGTGGTCGAGTGCCCGGCCTTTTCGCACTGGGCCACTGCCAACTCCGACGTGTTATTCTAA
- a CDS encoding FeoA family protein: MTLDEIKPGSRCVMIDLRTGGALGQRLMDLGFCPGASIEVVRNAPLVDPVVLHLDGYNISIRHDEARHVEVERQ, from the coding sequence ATGACTCTTGACGAAATAAAGCCCGGCTCGCGGTGCGTGATGATCGATCTGCGCACAGGCGGGGCGCTGGGACAGCGGCTCATGGACCTGGGATTCTGCCCGGGCGCGAGTATTGAGGTGGTGCGCAACGCACCCCTGGTCGATCCGGTGGTGCTCCATCTCGACGGGTACAATATCAGCATCCGGCATGACGAGGCCCGGCATGTGGAGGTGGAGCGGCAATGA